Proteins encoded together in one Shewanella oneidensis MR-1 window:
- a CDS encoding DUF2461 domain-containing protein → MTKLTAHPQTEGAFTVASLEFLKQLAQHNSRDWFKTHQDEYENTIRTPALRFIEQIQPHIIAISPRLTAVAKKVGGSLMRPQRDSRFSKDKTPYKTNIGIQFRHFQGKDVHAPGLYLHIAEDGCFIAAGIWHPESKALNAIRTCIDENPNGYKKALQSLTNHGFMMDGDSLTRPPKGFDKHHPMLTELKRKDFIAVKNIPFERLCQRDAVHYCAEQLAHCSQLMAYLCFALELDF, encoded by the coding sequence ATGACTAAGCTTACCGCTCACCCCCAGACTGAAGGGGCATTTACAGTCGCCAGCTTAGAATTTCTCAAACAACTGGCCCAACATAATTCCCGCGACTGGTTTAAAACCCATCAAGATGAATATGAGAATACAATCAGAACGCCCGCGCTGCGTTTTATCGAGCAAATTCAGCCTCATATTATTGCGATTTCACCAAGGCTAACCGCGGTAGCTAAAAAAGTCGGTGGCAGCTTAATGCGCCCGCAGCGCGATAGCCGCTTTAGCAAGGACAAAACACCCTACAAAACCAATATAGGGATCCAGTTTCGACATTTTCAGGGGAAAGATGTGCATGCTCCAGGGCTATATTTGCACATCGCCGAAGACGGTTGTTTTATTGCCGCGGGTATTTGGCACCCCGAATCGAAGGCGCTCAATGCTATTCGCACTTGTATTGATGAAAATCCCAACGGCTACAAAAAGGCACTGCAAAGCTTAACAAACCATGGATTTATGATGGATGGTGATAGCTTGACTCGCCCGCCAAAGGGATTCGATAAACACCACCCCATGCTAACCGAGCTCAAGCGCAAAGACTTTATTGCGGTAAAAAATATTCCCTTTGAGCGGCTCTGCCAACGGGATGCCGTCCACTACTGCGCCGAGCAATTAGCCCATTGTAGCCAGTTAATGGCTTACTTGTGTTTTGCCCTCGAATTGGACTTTTAA
- a CDS encoding TonB-dependent receptor domain-containing protein, with amino-acid sequence MGYQPKIGISKTMIGCLGLCALPALPLNAKEVLGAPKVEPIEILTVHGQQYRRATTMTKPGEAIISMAEIEEMQATTFAEVIDDMAGAHIDGGTRSGGERINVWGFGETEDFNVYVDNAPVGFEQYRYGSFFLDPDLIKRVEVIKGAHDVRSGNGGFGGAMYVVTKSADDFLKYDQSVGARVKASYASNNDAQSYTGTVYGRANQQLSGLLHFTRRDAQDVTLANGEAFEYSGYEQNNYLGKVDYEQGDHQLMLSVTHYLDEGRKPWANRRGPMPAISDFNIRKYGSYEQALYATTAYNTYEDNTWSANYRYSPSNPLIDTQIVVSHSANARHWIRPPIAWEKMTVSVGNFGHESWLDYKRDYIDINNLSVVGAHEITAGLQFRSLDRTSLVFNKSYEKNPEKNFGWYTPYYQPEGRQDTYAAYLRDAISLTDDLTITPSLRYDFVYSVGKPNIAPDYNDIAAGHDYSSTHHSGFSPRLGVDYQLTPNTRVNFDYAYSLQAPVVDEIYAVQYAKASITATSRDIEVERLHAFKLGLINQQTDLFADQDALSTQITVYANLGRDDIAQRRGAKSDPNQAIQSGYTNLDGYEIYGADLESQYRYQDFFSDLAVSWLQGEHRGSLKDSLGEDEYLANIAPLDIQLRVGMYITDSISVAWQGTWYDAQDNVPEGDIFNAESPSENYFLQNIYLAYEPLDSLKGLSIRLMAKNLTNQQVTPFLSDGIPAPGRDVRLSLAYEF; translated from the coding sequence ATGGGGTATCAACCTAAGATAGGGATATCTAAAACAATGATTGGGTGTTTAGGCTTATGTGCGTTACCTGCCTTGCCACTTAATGCCAAAGAAGTATTAGGTGCGCCTAAAGTCGAGCCAATTGAGATCTTAACGGTCCATGGTCAGCAATATCGTCGGGCGACGACCATGACTAAGCCGGGAGAAGCGATCATCTCGATGGCTGAAATTGAAGAGATGCAAGCGACCACATTTGCCGAGGTCATTGATGATATGGCGGGAGCCCATATTGATGGTGGCACCCGCAGCGGTGGCGAGCGTATCAATGTGTGGGGATTTGGTGAAACCGAAGATTTTAACGTTTATGTGGATAATGCCCCCGTGGGGTTTGAGCAATATCGTTATGGGTCGTTTTTCTTAGATCCGGATTTAATTAAACGGGTAGAAGTGATTAAGGGCGCCCACGATGTTCGTTCTGGCAACGGCGGTTTTGGTGGCGCTATGTATGTTGTCACTAAATCGGCGGATGATTTTTTAAAATATGACCAAAGTGTTGGTGCTAGGGTTAAAGCCAGTTACGCCAGTAATAACGACGCCCAAAGCTATACGGGAACGGTTTATGGACGAGCCAATCAACAACTTTCTGGCTTATTGCATTTCACCCGTCGCGATGCGCAAGATGTGACGCTCGCCAATGGCGAAGCATTCGAATACTCAGGTTATGAGCAAAATAATTACCTAGGTAAAGTTGATTATGAGCAGGGCGATCATCAACTTATGCTAAGCGTGACCCATTATTTGGATGAAGGTCGTAAGCCTTGGGCCAATCGTCGTGGACCCATGCCCGCGATTTCTGACTTTAATATTCGTAAATACGGTTCTTATGAACAGGCACTTTATGCCACAACGGCCTACAACACCTATGAAGACAATACTTGGTCGGCCAATTACCGTTACTCACCCAGCAATCCGTTGATTGATACACAAATTGTAGTGTCCCATTCTGCCAATGCGCGGCATTGGATTCGCCCGCCGATTGCTTGGGAGAAAATGACGGTATCGGTGGGCAATTTCGGCCATGAATCTTGGTTGGATTACAAACGTGATTATATCGACATCAATAACTTAAGTGTTGTTGGTGCCCATGAAATTACCGCAGGATTGCAGTTTCGGAGTCTCGATAGGACTTCATTAGTCTTTAATAAAAGCTATGAGAAAAATCCTGAGAAAAACTTCGGCTGGTATACTCCTTATTATCAGCCTGAGGGACGTCAAGATACTTATGCGGCCTATCTGCGAGATGCGATAAGCCTAACAGATGATCTGACCATAACCCCTTCATTACGATATGATTTTGTCTACAGTGTTGGTAAGCCTAATATTGCCCCCGACTATAATGATATTGCTGCTGGGCATGATTATAGTTCGACTCACCACTCAGGCTTTTCACCAAGATTGGGCGTGGATTACCAATTAACACCCAATACCCGAGTGAATTTTGATTACGCTTACAGTTTACAGGCGCCTGTTGTCGATGAAATTTATGCGGTGCAATATGCCAAGGCCAGCATTACGGCCACGAGCCGCGATATCGAGGTTGAGCGTTTACATGCCTTTAAATTGGGCTTGATTAACCAGCAAACCGATCTTTTTGCCGATCAAGATGCGCTTTCAACCCAAATCACCGTATACGCTAACCTTGGACGCGATGATATTGCCCAGCGCCGTGGGGCGAAGTCCGATCCAAATCAAGCCATACAAAGCGGCTATACCAATCTGGATGGTTATGAAATTTACGGTGCCGATCTGGAGTCTCAATACCGTTATCAAGACTTTTTCAGTGATTTAGCCGTATCTTGGTTACAAGGAGAGCATCGTGGCTCACTGAAAGACAGCTTAGGTGAAGACGAATACTTAGCTAATATTGCCCCATTAGATATTCAACTCCGTGTGGGTATGTATATTACCGATTCCATTTCAGTGGCTTGGCAGGGCACTTGGTATGATGCACAGGATAATGTGCCTGAAGGTGATATTTTTAATGCAGAATCCCCAAGTGAGAATTACTTTCTACAAAATATATACCTAGCCTATGAACCCCTCGATAGTTTAAAAGGGCTGAGTATACGTTTAATGGCAAAAAATCTCACAAATCAGCAGGTGACGCCGTTTTTATCGGACGGTATTCCCGCCCCCGGACGTGATGTCAGACTTAGCTTAGCCTATGAGTTTTAA
- a CDS encoding PhnA domain-containing protein: MTENELLTRCGGKCELCGSDVELAIYDLPASDGHENEIMICENCSSQIAAPDTMDMNHWRCLNDSMWSQVPAVQVMSYRMLKRLSGESWAQDLLDMLYLEDDLRAWGDAEAAAASDDTPPTLDSNGAVLNAGDTVVIIKDLNVKGTSFVAKRGTAVRNIALTNNPEHIEGRVNGTRIVILTCFVKKS, from the coding sequence ATGACTGAAAATGAATTGCTAACTCGCTGCGGCGGCAAATGTGAACTCTGTGGAAGCGATGTTGAACTCGCTATTTATGACTTACCAGCTTCCGATGGTCATGAAAACGAGATCATGATCTGTGAAAATTGCAGTAGCCAAATTGCCGCGCCGGATACGATGGACATGAACCACTGGCGTTGTTTGAACGACAGCATGTGGAGCCAAGTCCCTGCGGTTCAAGTGATGTCATACCGCATGCTAAAACGCTTAAGCGGTGAAAGCTGGGCGCAGGATCTGCTGGATATGTTGTATCTGGAAGATGATTTACGCGCTTGGGGCGATGCAGAAGCCGCTGCCGCCAGCGATGATACACCACCGACCTTAGACAGCAACGGTGCCGTGCTTAACGCGGGTGATACTGTTGTGATTATTAAAGATCTCAACGTAAAAGGCACCAGCTTTGTGGCCAAACGTGGCACCGCGGTACGTAACATTGCGTTGACCAACAACCCAGAGCACATTGAAGGCCGTGTTAATGGCACTCGCATTGTGATCCTGACGTGCTTTGTTAAAAAGTCTTAA
- a CDS encoding MarR family winged helix-turn-helix transcriptional regulator has product MAETPQSLDAKQRFTSPEDGLDKIIGQWQTQGVADDLVPMAVLGRIARLTKYMENAIALCHGEFGLGQGEFDVLATLRRSGEPYTLSPSQLYQSMMLSSGAMTSRLDRLENKGLIARAHSKEDRRAVHVSLTTEGKALIDAALPKHLQCQHALLAGVPSAERTVLQQILKHWLTQFEGE; this is encoded by the coding sequence ATGGCAGAAACACCACAATCACTCGACGCAAAGCAGAGATTCACTTCGCCAGAAGATGGATTAGATAAAATCATTGGCCAGTGGCAGACTCAAGGTGTTGCGGATGATCTTGTCCCTATGGCAGTTTTAGGCCGCATCGCGCGCCTGACTAAATATATGGAAAATGCCATCGCGCTGTGTCACGGCGAATTTGGTTTAGGGCAGGGAGAGTTTGATGTGCTCGCGACACTCAGGCGCTCGGGTGAGCCTTACACGCTATCACCCTCGCAGCTGTATCAGAGCATGATGTTAAGTTCTGGCGCTATGACCAGCCGCTTAGACCGGCTTGAAAATAAAGGGTTAATTGCCCGTGCACACAGTAAGGAAGACCGCCGCGCTGTGCATGTGTCCTTAACAACCGAAGGTAAAGCACTGATCGATGCCGCGTTACCCAAACATCTCCAATGTCAACATGCGTTATTGGCGGGGGTGCCAAGTGCCGAGCGCACGGTATTGCAGCAGATTTTAAAACACTGGTTAACCCAGTTTGAAGGGGAATAA
- a CDS encoding succinylglutamate desuccinylase/aspartoacylase family protein, producing MVKRREAFEIEGKRVIAGSQMGIKLPAAKLYTDTQLDIHVEVFHGVKPGPTLLVCAAIHGDELNGIEICRRLLGRVNPKNLAGTLIVVPIVNVFGFIQQSRYLPDRRDLNRCFPGSSKGALASRLANLFATQLLVHATHVIDLHTGAIHRDNLPQIRCDTNDETMLAMANAFGAPLIMHSKARSVSMRGYANQQGIPCILYEAGEALRFSELAIKSGLKGVLNVMRSLGMLKGRVSNKIASVSAIRSYWIRSESDGLVNMKLKLGQRVNKGYIIAHIVSPHGGDSVAIRAPTDGIIIGISNIPVTNEGEGMFHIAQFEGDEIEIANEQLDEFLMEYA from the coding sequence ATGGTTAAAAGACGCGAAGCATTTGAGATTGAAGGCAAGCGAGTGATTGCAGGCTCGCAAATGGGGATTAAGTTGCCTGCTGCCAAGCTCTATACCGATACCCAGCTTGATATTCATGTCGAAGTGTTTCATGGCGTAAAACCCGGCCCAACGCTTCTGGTTTGTGCTGCCATTCATGGTGATGAATTAAATGGCATTGAGATCTGTAGGCGTTTACTTGGACGGGTTAATCCTAAAAATTTGGCCGGTACCTTGATTGTTGTGCCGATTGTGAATGTGTTTGGTTTTATTCAACAATCCCGATATTTGCCCGATAGGCGCGATCTCAACCGCTGTTTTCCAGGTTCGAGCAAAGGCGCATTAGCGAGTCGTTTAGCCAACCTTTTTGCGACCCAATTACTGGTCCATGCAACCCATGTGATTGATTTACACACGGGCGCCATTCATCGAGATAACTTGCCGCAAATTCGCTGTGATACTAATGATGAGACTATGCTCGCCATGGCGAATGCCTTTGGTGCGCCGCTTATCATGCATTCCAAGGCGCGTAGCGTGTCGATGCGCGGCTATGCTAACCAGCAGGGCATTCCTTGTATTTTGTATGAGGCGGGCGAGGCGCTGCGCTTTAGTGAGCTTGCAATTAAGTCGGGTCTTAAGGGCGTGCTCAATGTGATGCGTAGTCTTGGTATGCTTAAGGGCCGTGTCAGTAATAAAATTGCCAGTGTGAGTGCGATACGCAGCTATTGGATCCGCAGTGAGTCCGATGGCTTAGTCAATATGAAGCTCAAACTTGGTCAGCGGGTCAATAAGGGTTATATCATCGCCCATATTGTCAGTCCGCATGGGGGCGACAGTGTGGCGATCCGTGCGCCAACCGATGGCATTATCATCGGGATCAGCAATATACCGGTGACGAATGAAGGCGAGGGCATGTTCCATATTGCACAGTTTGAAGGCGACGAGATTGAAATCGCTAACGAGCAACTCGACGAGTTTTTAATGGAATATGCCTAG
- a CDS encoding fumarylacetoacetate hydrolase family protein — MKTVIVGEEQICPSKILCIGRNYVDHIHELGNEIPDDMVVFFKPNSAISAQLHSLHLGETLHYETELCFIYQQGRFSHVGVGLDLTKRELQSKLKAKGLPWEKAKAFDGAALFSPFVAIDDASAQFQFSLCIDGVLTQEGHVDLMIYQPQTILSELQRFTTLEDGDIVMTGTPKGVGSIAPNSMFKVALHIKDTAKQTPLVEHQWLSL; from the coding sequence ATGAAGACAGTTATCGTCGGTGAGGAGCAGATTTGCCCCAGCAAAATCCTCTGTATTGGGCGCAATTATGTGGACCATATTCATGAACTCGGCAATGAAATCCCCGATGATATGGTGGTGTTTTTTAAGCCTAATTCGGCCATCAGTGCTCAATTACATTCCCTGCATCTCGGTGAGACGCTGCACTATGAAACCGAGCTGTGTTTTATCTACCAGCAGGGGCGTTTTAGCCATGTTGGCGTGGGGCTTGATTTGACCAAGCGTGAACTGCAAAGCAAGCTTAAGGCAAAGGGATTACCGTGGGAAAAAGCCAAAGCCTTTGATGGTGCTGCGCTTTTTAGCCCTTTTGTTGCTATTGATGACGCCAGTGCGCAATTTCAATTTAGCTTATGCATTGATGGGGTGTTAACCCAAGAAGGCCATGTAGATTTAATGATCTATCAGCCGCAGACGATTTTGTCTGAGTTACAACGCTTTACTACTTTAGAAGACGGCGACATTGTGATGACAGGCACGCCTAAAGGGGTGGGGAGCATAGCGCCTAATAGCATGTTTAAGGTGGCGTTACACATAAAAGATACGGCCAAGCAAACGCCTTTGGTTGAGCATCAGTGGCTGAGCCTGTAA